A single genomic interval of Tautonia marina harbors:
- a CDS encoding toxin-antitoxin system HicB family antitoxin, whose product MPETVVHFQIRMPPALHEQLASWAKEDKASLNALIVGLLEKAVEQHSKSGSKEKNLSS is encoded by the coding sequence ATGCCAGAGACAGTCGTTCATTTTCAAATTCGGATGCCTCCAGCCCTTCACGAACAACTGGCGAGCTGGGCCAAGGAAGATAAGGCGTCGTTGAACGCACTGATCGTCGGTCTCCTGGAGAAGGCGGTTGAACAGCACAGCAAGAGCGGTTCGAAAGAAAAGAACCTCTCCAGCTGA
- a CDS encoding GbsR/MarR family transcriptional regulator, whose product MAESSEPLASDDPDLPRETPAEAAVIRQFVEHWGMMARSWGINPTMGELFALLYITGTDWTADGLRHRLKVSRGNVSMNLRELIAWGVVHKVHRQGERREYFRAETDIWTLFRRILLERKRRELDPTLVVLDRAVEQISGDPELAPRYLKRIGALRRFFALVHALAARVDALGPAELEDLVMLLEHHDSADSDPSVADPSA is encoded by the coding sequence ATGGCGGAGTCTTCCGAACCTCTCGCGTCAGACGATCCGGATCTCCCCCGGGAGACCCCGGCCGAGGCGGCGGTCATCCGCCAGTTCGTCGAGCACTGGGGGATGATGGCACGCTCCTGGGGCATCAATCCCACGATGGGAGAACTGTTCGCGCTGCTCTACATTACCGGAACCGACTGGACGGCCGATGGGCTGCGACATCGGTTGAAGGTTTCGCGGGGAAACGTGAGCATGAACCTCCGCGAGTTGATCGCCTGGGGGGTTGTGCACAAGGTCCACCGCCAGGGGGAACGACGCGAATACTTTCGGGCCGAGACGGATATCTGGACCCTCTTTCGCCGCATCCTGCTCGAACGCAAACGGCGAGAACTCGACCCGACCCTGGTCGTCCTCGATCGCGCTGTCGAGCAAATTTCCGGAGATCCCGAACTCGCCCCGCGCTACCTGAAGCGAATCGGTGCCCTCCGGCGCTTTTTCGCCCTCGTCCACGCGCTGGCGGCCCGGGTCGATGCCCTCGGTCCGGCAGAACTCGAAGACCTGGTCATGCTCCTGGAACATCACGACTCGGCGGATTCCGACCCTTCCGTGGCGGATCCGTCCGCCTGA